A portion of the Chryseobacterium tructae genome contains these proteins:
- a CDS encoding START-like domain-containing protein → MAKHKVHYEFPMHCLSEILYEYLATAEGLSEWFADEVTEKGDDFFFSWGGGPAEKATLIRYKPEGFVRFRWEEDEGTKNFFEMTITIDDITEDLALNITDFCEEGDEDENAMYWENLIENLRIKLGAA, encoded by the coding sequence ATGGCGAAACATAAAGTCCATTACGAATTTCCAATGCACTGTTTATCAGAGATTTTATACGAATATCTGGCTACTGCAGAGGGATTGTCTGAATGGTTTGCGGATGAGGTTACAGAGAAAGGCGATGATTTCTTTTTTAGCTGGGGCGGAGGTCCTGCTGAAAAGGCCACTTTGATCAGATATAAGCCTGAAGGTTTCGTGCGTTTTAGATGGGAAGAAGATGAAGGAACGAAAAACTTCTTTGAAATGACTATCACAATAGATGATATTACAGAAGATTTAGCACTTAATATTACAGATTTCTGTGAAGAAGGTGATGAAGATGAAAACGCAATGTATTGGGAAAATCTTATTGAAAACCTCAGAATAAAATTAGGTGCTGCATAA
- a CDS encoding aminotransferase class IV, with protein MENQYFTSDALNVKNRAFLWGDAVKVSFFIRNNGLIMDEECYFFLMASMRKMRMNIPLTYTLEFFQSLFQKDIIEGKGIQNGIINFQVFRNQDAPTLAKSSISYFYEVVEVDDILAVQQRPLEMDMIKEINVNNNLLSNIRVHCPENIYGGIYAQENDLDDVILLNPNKRIARTTSGNLLFMEGNIIKVPKQTEGAYISPLMENFVTFLHKNNLADIQEHEIIAFESQKAEEILMISDEKGIFSVGKIRNKTFETSRFTELVESWKKSFNS; from the coding sequence TTGGAAAATCAATATTTTACATCTGACGCATTAAATGTGAAAAATAGAGCCTTTCTTTGGGGCGATGCAGTGAAGGTTTCTTTCTTTATAAGAAACAACGGATTGATCATGGATGAAGAATGCTATTTCTTCCTGATGGCTTCCATGAGAAAGATGAGAATGAATATTCCCTTAACCTATACACTGGAATTTTTCCAGTCACTATTCCAAAAGGATATCATAGAAGGTAAAGGAATACAGAATGGAATTATCAATTTTCAGGTATTTAGAAATCAGGATGCTCCAACATTGGCGAAATCTTCAATTTCCTACTTTTATGAAGTGGTAGAGGTAGATGATATACTAGCTGTTCAACAAAGACCCTTGGAAATGGATATGATCAAGGAAATCAATGTGAATAATAACCTCTTAAGTAATATTAGAGTACATTGTCCGGAAAATATTTATGGTGGAATTTATGCCCAGGAAAATGATCTTGATGATGTTATCCTTTTAAATCCTAATAAAAGAATTGCCCGTACTACTTCTGGTAATCTTTTATTTATGGAAGGAAATATTATTAAAGTTCCCAAGCAAACAGAAGGAGCTTACATTTCTCCTTTAATGGAAAATTTTGTTACTTTCTTACATAAAAATAACCTGGCTGATATCCAGGAACATGAGATTATTGCATTTGAATCTCAGAAAGCAGAAGAGATTCTGATGATTTCTGATGAAAAAGGCATATTTTCTGTAGGTAAAATAAGGAATAAAACCTTTGAAACTTCCCGATTCACAGAATTGGTAGAAAGTTGGAAAAAGAGTTTTAACTCATAA